The segment GTACGGCACGAACAGGTGGCCGCGCACGCCGCCGACGGCTACGCCCGCATCACCGGCAGGCCGGGCGTCGCCGTCGTCACCGCCGGCCCCGGCACCACCGACGCCGTCACCGGCGTGGCCAACGCCTTCCGCGCCGAGTCACCCATGCTGCTGATCGGCGGCCAGGGCGCCCACAGCCAGCACAAGATGGGGTCGCTGCAGGACCTCCCGCATGTCGACATGATGACCCCGATCACCAAGTTCGCGGCCACGGTCCCCGACACCGCCCGCGCCGCCGACATGGTGTCGATGGCCTTCCGCGAGTGCTACCACGGCGCCCCCGGGCCCTCCTTCCTGGAGATCCCGCGCGACGTGCTGGACGCCAAGGTCCCCGCCGGGAAGGCCCGGATCCCCGCCACGGGCCGGTACCGCGCCTCCACCCGGCAGGCCGGCGACCCTGCGGCCGTGGAGAAGCTCGCCGACCTCCTCGTGCACGCCGAGAAGCCCGCCATTCTGCTGGGCAGCCAGGTCTGGACGACCCGCGCGACCGACGCCGCCGTCGAACTCGTACGCACCCTCAATGTGCCCGCGTACATGAACGGCGCGGGGCGCGGCACGCTCCCGCCGGGCGACCCGCACCACTTCCAGCTCTCGCGGCGCTACGCCTTTACCGAGGCCGACCTGATCATCATCGTCGGCACCCCCTTCGACTTCCGGATGGGCTACGGCAAGCGCCTGTCCCCCACCGCGACCGTCGTCCAGATCGACCTGGACTACCGGACGGTGGGCAGGAACCGCGACATCGACCTCGGCATCGTCGGGGACGCGGGGCTGGTGCTGGCCGCCGTCACCGAGGCGGCGGGCGGGCGGCTCAACGGGGGCGCGGGCAGGCGCAAGGAGTGGCTGGACGAGCTGCGGGCGGTGGAGACGAAGGCGATCGAGAAGCGGCTGCCGCAACTGCGCTCGGACGCCTCCCCTATCCATCCGTACCGGCTGGTCAGCGAGATCAACGACTTCCTCACCGAGGACTCGATCTACATCGGCGACGGCGGCGACATCGTCACCTTCTCCGGCCAGGTCGTGCAGCCCAAGTCCCCCGGCCACTGGATGGACCCGGGCCCGCTGGGGACGCTCGGCGTCGGTATCCCGTTCGTGCTGGCGGCCAAGCAGGCGCGGCCCGACAAGGAGGTCGTGGCGCTCTTCGGCGACGGGGCGTTCTCGCTCACCGGGTGGGACTTCGAGACGCTGGTCCGCTACGACCTGCCCTTCGTCGGGATCGTCGGCAACAACTCCTCGATGAACCAGATCCGTTACGGCCAGGCGGCCAAGTACGGGCCGGAGCGCGAGCGGGTCGGCAACACCCTCGGCGACGTGCACTACGACAAGTTCGCCCAGATGCTGGGCGGTTACGGCGAGGAGGTCCGCGACCCGGCCGACATCGCGCCGGCGCTGCGGCGCGCCCGGGAGTCCGGCAAGCCCTCGCTGATCAACGTCTGGGTCGACCCGGACGCGTACGCCCCCGGAACCATGAACCAGACGATGTACAAGTAGGGAGGCCCGCCATGACCAAAGCGCTTGAGGGCATACGCGTCCTCGACATGACCCATGTCCAGTCCGGGCCCTCCGCGACCCAGATCCTCGCCTGGCTCGGCGCGGACGTGGTCAAGCTGGAAGCCCCTACCGGCGACATCACCCGCAAGCAGCTGCGCGACCTCCCGGACGTCGACAGCCTCTACTTCACGATGCTCAACGGCAACAAGCGCAGCATCACCCTCAACACCAAGTCCCCGCGCGGCAAGGAGCTGCTGACCGAGCTGATCGCCCGCTCGGACATCATGGTGGAGAACTTCGGTCCGGGGGCGGTGGACCGGATGGGCTTCACCTGGGAGCGCATCCAGGCCATCAACCCCCGGATCATCTACGCCTCCATCAAGGGCTTCGGCGAGGGGCCGTACACCAACTTCAAGGCGTACGAGGTCGTGGCGCAGGCCATGGGCGGCTCGATGTCGACCACGGGCTTCGAGGAGGGGCCGCCGCTGGCGACGGGGGCTCAGATCGGTGACTCCGGCACAGGATTGCATACAGTAGCCGGTATATTGGCGGCACTGTATCAGCGCACCCACACCGGGCGGGGCCAGCGCGTCCAGGTCGCCATGCAGCACGCCGTGCTCAACCTCTGCCGCGTCAAGCTCCGCGACCAGCAGCGGCTGACCCACGGCCCGCTCGCCGAGTACCCGAACGAGAACTTCACCGACGAGGTCCCCCGCTCCGGCAACGCCTCCGGCGGCGGCCAGCCCGGCTGGGCGGTCAAGTGCGCGCCCGGCGGCCCCAACGACTATGTCTACGTGATCGTGCAGCCCGTCGGCTGGCAGCCGCTCACCGACCTCATCGGCCGCCCCGAGCTGGCCGGGGACCCGGAGTGGGCGACACCGGAGGCCCGGCTGCCCAAGCTGGGCAAGATGTTCCAGCTCATCGAGGAGTGGACCAGCACCCTGCCCAAGTGGGAGGTGCTGGAGGCCCTCAACGCGCACAACATCCCCTGCGGCCCGATCCTGTCCACCAAGGAGATCATCGAGGACCCGAGCCTGCGCGACAACGAGATCGTCGTCGAGGTCGAGCACCCCGAGCGCGGCTCGTACGTCACCGTCGGCAGCCCGCTCAAGCTCTCCGACTCCCCCGCCGACATCCGGCGGTCCCCGCTCCTCGGCGAGCACAACCACGACATCTACGCCACCGAACTCGGCCTGTCCGCAGCCGAACTGGCCGAGCTCCAGACGAACGGGGTGATCTGACCAATGGTCATGGCAGACGTGCACGAGCGCGAGACCGTACGGGCCCTGCTGGACGCCGTACGCGCCTCGGGGCGCACCGCGCTCACCGCCCCCGAGGGCAAGATCATCGCTGACCTCTACGGCATCGCCACCCCCGGCGAGGCCCTGGCGGCCGACGTGGACGAGGCGGTGGCGTACGCGGACCGCTTCGGCGGGCCGGTGGTGCTGAAGATCGTCTCCCCCGACATCCTGCACAAGACCGATGCCGGCGGCGTGATTGTCGGACTGCATACAGCATCCGATGTACGGGATGCCTTCC is part of the Streptomyces sp. NBC_01262 genome and harbors:
- a CDS encoding thiamine pyrophosphate-binding protein gives rise to the protein MSDGSSNGSSTPGTSDLISGGHLVAKALKAEGVDRIYTLCGGHIIDIYDGCVDEGIEVVDVRHEQVAAHAADGYARITGRPGVAVVTAGPGTTDAVTGVANAFRAESPMLLIGGQGAHSQHKMGSLQDLPHVDMMTPITKFAATVPDTARAADMVSMAFRECYHGAPGPSFLEIPRDVLDAKVPAGKARIPATGRYRASTRQAGDPAAVEKLADLLVHAEKPAILLGSQVWTTRATDAAVELVRTLNVPAYMNGAGRGTLPPGDPHHFQLSRRYAFTEADLIIIVGTPFDFRMGYGKRLSPTATVVQIDLDYRTVGRNRDIDLGIVGDAGLVLAAVTEAAGGRLNGGAGRRKEWLDELRAVETKAIEKRLPQLRSDASPIHPYRLVSEINDFLTEDSIYIGDGGDIVTFSGQVVQPKSPGHWMDPGPLGTLGVGIPFVLAAKQARPDKEVVALFGDGAFSLTGWDFETLVRYDLPFVGIVGNNSSMNQIRYGQAAKYGPERERVGNTLGDVHYDKFAQMLGGYGEEVRDPADIAPALRRARESGKPSLINVWVDPDAYAPGTMNQTMYK
- the frc gene encoding formyl-CoA transferase; its protein translation is MTKALEGIRVLDMTHVQSGPSATQILAWLGADVVKLEAPTGDITRKQLRDLPDVDSLYFTMLNGNKRSITLNTKSPRGKELLTELIARSDIMVENFGPGAVDRMGFTWERIQAINPRIIYASIKGFGEGPYTNFKAYEVVAQAMGGSMSTTGFEEGPPLATGAQIGDSGTGLHTVAGILAALYQRTHTGRGQRVQVAMQHAVLNLCRVKLRDQQRLTHGPLAEYPNENFTDEVPRSGNASGGGQPGWAVKCAPGGPNDYVYVIVQPVGWQPLTDLIGRPELAGDPEWATPEARLPKLGKMFQLIEEWTSTLPKWEVLEALNAHNIPCGPILSTKEIIEDPSLRDNEIVVEVEHPERGSYVTVGSPLKLSDSPADIRRSPLLGEHNHDIYATELGLSAAELAELQTNGVI